The genomic window CGTTCGAAGCCTCTCCGACAATTTGAAATCCTTCTTGCTCCCAATCTAAATAATGCTTAATGCCTTGGCGAATCAAAATCTCATCGTCAACAATGAGTGTTCTGCAAAATTGTTTCTCTGTCAATGCAATCCCCCCAGATTGTGACTTTTAATTACAATACAAGTATTATATTCGTTTTACATATAGTTTGAAATAGCTATGAAGAAGCTATTTCTAGTAAGTTACTGGATATTTATAATCTGATTTTGCTATATGATATAATACATGCCTTGATAACTTACTTGTAGGAGATAGTTTCGGATGATTAAATTCCTTAAGGTTTTGCAGCCCTATTTTTTCCATCACATGAATTGATGGTTGATTTATTTTTGATGTAAAGCTATACACCTCATGGAGGCCAAGATGCCGAAATCCGTGTTCCAAGCATGCGCTTGCTCCTTCTGTAGCATAACCTTGTCCCCAAGCTGCCTTTGCTAGTCGCCATCCTATTTCCACACAAGGTGTGAAATCCGCTTCAAAGGTCGCTTTATGAAAGCCAATGAAACCAACAAAGCGATGTGTATGTTTTACTTCTACCGCATACAGACCGTACCCCTCCGTTTGCCATTCACGTTGAATAGCATGATAAAAGCGGTCTGTTTCTTCGTTCGTTAGTGTGTTAGGGAAGTAAGCCATGACTTCTCGGTCTGCATTCATCTCCCTAAAAACATTCAAATCCGTCGCAATCCAGTCACGCAAAAGTAAACGTTCGGTTTCAATATGGATCATAATTATCCCTTCCTTCCATAATGGAATGAGTCGTTTTCGATTTGGCCATTTAGTGCTTTAATTTGTGGAATCGCTTTTATAGTATTCTTGGTAGTAAGGGCTACTTGCAGATCATCACTTTTCTCCTTATTCGCGCAGCTTCCCTGCCTAATTGCGCAACTTTACCACTTATTCGCGCAGCTTCCTCGCCTATTTGCGCAAAAGACTCCCACTCATTTTCGCGCATAATAAGAGCTTGTATACGAAACCAAGCTCTTTACATTACGTTTTATTCTCCTTTTTGACGTGCAATTTGAAAAAACACCACTTTTAAGTAATTGCCTTCTTTAAATGATGGACTTGTACGGAAATCTTCGGGAAGTGTAAATTCTTCTTTTATTGTATAAGTCACATTTGACTCTTTACAAGCTGTCTCGATAAACTCTTTAAATTTTCTCATATTAAATGTAGCACAATTTGTTGATGCTACAACTACACCGTTATCACTCGTTATTGTTATAGCCTCTTTCAGAAGATTTTTATAATCTTTAGCAGCACTGAAGGTGAATTTCTTTGACCGAGCAAAACTAGGAGGATCGAGAATCACCACATCAAACTTCAATTTTTTTCTGGCTGCATATTTAAAATAATGAAATACATCTTCAACAATAATGTCTTGTGCTTCGTAGTCAATGTTATTAATACTAAATTGTTCTATTGTTTTTGCTAAACTTCGGTTGGCCAAGTCCACACTTGTTGTCTTTAAAGCGCCACCTTTTGCAGCGAATACTGAAAATGCCCCCGTATAGGAGAAAGTATTTAATACACGCTTTCCTGCTGCATATTTATCTCGTATCGTTCGCCTTACTTCCCGTTGATCAAGAAATACCCCCACCATCGCTCCTTC from Bacillus sp. HMF5848 includes these protein-coding regions:
- a CDS encoding GNAT family N-acetyltransferase; the encoded protein is MIHIETERLLLRDWIATDLNVFREMNADREVMAYFPNTLTNEETDRFYHAIQREWQTEGYGLYAVEVKHTHRFVGFIGFHKATFEADFTPCVEIGWRLAKAAWGQGYATEGASACLEHGFRHLGLHEVYSFTSKINQPSIHVMEKIGLQNLKEFNHPKLSPTSKLSRHVLYHIAKSDYKYPVTY
- a CDS encoding class I SAM-dependent rRNA methyltransferase, yielding MSKEVAVKIGVKYAKQYKMGYPLIQEKAIMNKQVLSQEGTIMRLIDEKNTFIAKAFYGKQNKGYGWVLTHTEEEKIDQSFFQRKLEAAIHKREKLFADKDTTAFRVFNAEGDGIGGLTIDYFAGYYLINWYSIGIYQFHEYVLTSLNNLVDYKAIYQKKRFDTHGQYIEEDGFVAGQRGEFPIIVKENGENFAVYLNEGAMVGVFLDQREVRRTIRDKYAAGKRVLNTFSYTGAFSVFAAKGGALKTTSVDLANRSLAKTIEQFSINNIDYEAQDIIVEDVFHYFKYAARKKLKFDVVILDPPSFARSKKFTFSAAKDYKNLLKEAITITSDNGVVVASTNCATFNMRKFKEFIETACKESNVTYTIKEEFTLPEDFRTSPSFKEGNYLKVVFFQIARQKGE